The genomic stretch GCCGGAAGGAGGAACCGAACCCACTTAATGTGCCTCAGACTCATGACAATCTCACCAGGCTTGACCACGTCCTTGAATCACCATTCTTTTAATTCAAAACCCGTAAGCATTTGGACTGTGACGTTGTCTGGGATATAGAATGAATTTCATATACGGTTGGATGCAGACTTGTATCCCTCATGGTCTATACATTCAGGGGATGAACGTGAAGCCATAGTTGGAGAAATTCTAATGGCTGATTATCTACAGAAGAGGAAGAGCGAATGTACTTAAAGTTTTTCTGTCTTTCTCTGAGAAAATAAAAAATGCAGGATAGCGGGTTTGAAAATGTATTGGAACAATTTGAAACACTAAAGTAAAAAGGAAACACGCACGCGCGAAGTATAATGCATGGAAATTGGGAGCTCAATATATTCGAGGAGACAATTGTCAGGATTCACCATGATTATTTGCAGGCAGTGGTTCTCGATTGAAGGAAAGTGACGGAATTGGGCCAAAATTTTGAAGACGAAGAGTTGGCCCAAGGTTTGAGCGATCTGATAAATATACCAAATTCAAAACTCGGGCCGGAGGGAATCTGTTGGGCTCAAAATATTTGGCCCAAGTGTTTTGCTATTTTAAGTTAAGTGAAACGGGGGGTTTAGGTCTGAGCAAAGAAGTCAGAGTCAGAGGCCACGGATCAGAGGAGAACCCTACCTCTGTCCTCTGCACATCCGAAGGGTCTGAAAGCATTTTGGCTAGAAATTCAGTTATTCATTTAACCAATCAGGAAGTAGACTTGACCAACTAACTCCTTAGTACTTTTGACCCTATAAATATCATCATTTCGTTAAAGAAAAGGTATAATCTAACTTAAGCATCAGaatgtctttcttgcaggtattCCCAGAAGGTTCGATGATCGTTTGTGTCACCTAAATTCGTCATAAACAGATCGGAGAACTAAAGTCTAAAGATAGGTACCACTCAAAATAGAAAGAACGAAATTATTGCATCAACACCTATTATGCCACCTATTGTGGAACCAACTGTATAACCACCTAAGGGTTGGAATAGGCGGGAGCCgctttatgaaagatttaggagacaacatcatccaatctttgagggaggaccaaatccactaaaggctgaatagtggatgagtatgatcacctatgttatccccaaaatttcgttAAATGACATGGAATTccaaagtgacaagtggcaatgcatggcagtgaatgacacattaataatcaataaatgtgttgactagAGAAGTGTAAATGTTGGATGTTGACACACGGAGTTGAGATATTACTGGTTAGGAAATAGATTTATCTGGTCAGGAAGTAATTTGACCGACCAGGTAAGGTTTCTATCCGACCAGTCACTTAAAAAAATAGTGTTATCTGACTAGTCACTTCAGTAaagtgtcttggccgaccagtaatgTGTCTTGGTTGACCAGTAATGTGCTTTGGTCGACCAGTCACATCAGAGAATAGTGTTATCCGATCAGTAAAGTGTTTTGGCCGGCCAGTCACTTTAGGAATCAAGTTTATCCGACCAGTCAGCTTATGAAGATGTTTTCCCCAACCGGAAGGGTGATATAGCCGACCAGTCTCACTTTAGGGAGTCGAGTTGGCCGACCGGACTGATCAGAAACTTAGCCCAGTGACTCTTCAACAAAGTTTCGGTAACGACTTCAGTTAGAGTCATTCGTAACTACTGCgagaatctctcaaatatcccgaagaagtagctatttttttttatcaagaaggaaatgagcttcattaatcaaccaaccaaTACAACTAAACAAGGCAATAACCGCACCAAATCTGTACAAACAGAGACAAAAACAACCCACCCAATCTAATTACATTGTAATCTTGTCTATAAATCGTTGTTCTTATAAagttaattttctattttttacaaTGAATAATTTGTATTGAATTATAGTCATAATCTCAGTGGCTAGACAATGGGCAGTCCAAGTAACCCCATATCATATACATCTATTTCAGTTCCTCCAAAGGCTATAGATAACAGCAGCCAATATCATATTAATGATGGAAAAAAAGATTCCTGGTCTACTACTAGTAAGCCAAACCGTCCAACCTGCAAACTCATTAGGCCAAGCTTTAAATCCCATCCAAGAAAATATTAAATCAGTAACTGTGACGCCCTACATCACTGtggctgctttctagaatgaagactggccctacaaaccaacacaagtctttccagcgtgctttgtcctcatttgcacacttcctgggaaaactttccaggaggtcacccatccctagattactccaagccaagcacgcttaactttggagttcttaagtgatgggctaccgaaaagaagatgcatcttcctgatataggtagtacccatcaatcgatttaagccctcttcaactgtgtagtcccatacctacatagttttagaatcattacacttaaccttccccaggcggtgtgggattgcacagcttacccggtctttccccttacggatcacgggatttagactgtcacaatcaccccccttacgggcccgacgtccccgtcggccacacttccggctgggtcaaggctctgataccattatgtaacgccccacatcattATGGATACTTTCTGGAATgaagactggccctacaaaccaacacaagtctttccagcgtgctttgtcctcactcgcacacttcctgggaaaacttcccaggaggtcacccatccctagattactccaagccaagcacgcttaactttggagttctcaagtgatgggctaccaaaaagaagatgcatcttcctgatataggtagtacccatcaatccatttaagccctcttcaactgtgtagtcccatgcctacatagtcttagaatcattacacttgaccttccccaggcggtgtgggattgcacagcttacccggtccttccccttacggatcacgggattctgactgtcacagtaaCCTTCTTGGACAGACAGCAATTAAAGAACAGATGAGAGTGACTCTCAGTAGAGACACCACAAACAGGAAACTAAAGAGACTCAAGTAGCACACAGAACCTGAGCATGTTATCTCGGGTAAGAAGCTGAGAGTTTATTACTTGCCAAAGCAAAAACCTATGCTTAGGGATAGACAGCCTACACCAAACAGCATGATGATAGCCAACCTGTTGTTGGCAAAGAGTATTGCTGTAGAGTTTAGAGGCTTGAAATTTCCCTGAAGCACCAGCAGCTTTCACCTCATCAAGACTGAATTTTCCCCTCAAATTAAAtaacttcctccaataccagctcgTATCAGGTCGCAGCTTGTAAGTAGAGAAATTTGAGTCTTTAAAATAGATAGAATTAATCCATTTGACCCAAAGCACATCATGCTTCTCAGAAATGGCCCAAATATACATAGGTAAGATGGCTCGGTTCCAAACTGAACCATTTCTGAACCCGAGACCTCCATAAGCATTAGGGAGACAAACCTTCATCCAAGAAGCAATGTGAATCTTGCTTCTATTACCATTAGATCCCCAGAGAAAGCCATGACAAAGTTTTTCAACTTCCTTAATAATACTTTGGGGAAGCACAAAAATGCTCATCCAGTAATTCCGCAGCCCAAATAGAACTGAATGAATAAGCTGTATACGGCCAGCAAATGATAAATGCCTACTAGCCCAAGTATGTAACCACATTTTGATTTTTTGGATGATAATATCACAATCTTCATGCTTCCATTTAGTTGGTCTCATAGGAACACCTAGATATTTAAGAGGAAATGTCCCTTCCGTAAGTTGTATCTCAGCAGTTATGGTCTGTCAATCAGCTGCAGAAACTCCCCCAAAGAAAATGTGTGATTTTTTAGTATTAATATGGAGCCCTGTAGCAGAACTAAACTCCTCAAGAGCTACTGTGAGCACTCGAACAACAGAAAAAGACCCTTTACAAAATAAGATCAAGTCATCTGCAAAGCATAAACTAAGAAGTTTGAGACTTTTACACATAGGATGAAACCTGAATACAGAATCTTGAGCTGCCAATTGAAAACTCCGAGTAAGATATTCCATGATTAAAACAAACAAAAGCGACGACATAGGATCCCCTTAACGCAGCCCCTTCTCACCCTTAAAACTGCCTTGAACCCTTCCATTCATAAGCAAGGAATACGATGTGTTTTTTAAGCATGTCATAATCCAGCCTATAAATCTCATAGGAAAACACAGAGACTTTAGGAGATCCTCAAGAAACCACCAGTCGATTGTGTCATACACTTTACTTAAGTAAATTTTAATGGCACATCTAGGCGAGGTAGAAGTTCTCCCATAATTCTTGataagatcttggaatatcaagATATTATGAGCAATTGATCTACCTTGAACTAAAGCACCCTAATTTAGTTGAACCAGATCAGGAAGGACCATGGCCAAACGGGAACATAACAGCTTTGAAATACACTTGTAAATGGTAGAACAACAAGCAATTGTCCTGTAGTCCACAGCCCGAGAAGGATTGTCAGATTTATGGACTAAGGAAAGAGTAGTATTATGAAGCTCATCAGGAAAAATTCCTGAGGTTATGGCATAGTTTAGGGCTCAATACAATGGAGGAATGGAAGAGGTTATGGCATAGTTTACCTAAGCTTACTCTTCCTGCCACTTCTTGGGTTATCTTGGGAGATTTTAATGTCATATTTACTACTAAGGATAGATATGGAGGTAAACCTATGTCCAAATTAGAATTGTTGGATTCTTCTCAGTGGCTTGCTGGGAATCAAGTGGATTCGCTTAAAAGTACTGGTTCTTTTTTTACTTGGACTAATGATCAAGATGGGCCTGCTCGTATCTACTCTAAGATAGACCATGTCTTTGCTAATGAGGATTGGCTGGATTTTTTTCCTAACTCAACAACTATTTTTCGTTGGGAAACTGTCTTTGACCATTGCTCCTGTACTGTTTCTACTATGGCCATGGAGAATCTGGGAGTTAAGCTGTTTCAGTTTTATAACTTTTGGACAGATCATAAAGATTTCAAAGAGGTGGCTTTGAATAGTTGGAGGAAGCCGATTaatgggactggtttgaaggctaTCTATTTGAAGACTATGCGGCTGAAACATAAATTGAAGAGATTTAATAAGGACCATATTGGAGACATAGGAGTGCAATATCATGTGGCAAAGGATCAATACCAGGAAGCTCTATTCCAAGCTCAGAAACATCCCCGAGACCTTCATTTTCAAGAGAAAGCCAAGGCTGCTGCTGAAGCTTTCACTACTCAGGAGCAAATGTATCATAGCTTCTTTGATCAAAGAAGCAAAATTACTTGGTTAAGGAAGGGTGATATGAATACCTCTTATTTTCATGCTTGTTTAAAAAAGCGTAAGGAAGAGAATAGAATTGCTACTTACATACCTGAACATGGTAGGGTGGTTGATAACTTTCCTGATGTGGTTTCTCATTTTTTGGATCACTTTAGAAGCTTTATGGGTAGTCCTAGTTCAGCTACTAAGAAGATAAATATGCAATGTCTGGAGATGGGAACCAAACATTCGATTGACCAGTATCATAATCTTTTGAAACCTTTCTCTCACACGGAAATTTGAGATGCAGTTTTTAGCATTCCCATCATCAAATCCCCGGGTGCACATGGGTTTGGTTCTGCTTTTTTCAAGGTTTTATGGCTGGATATTGGTGGTGAAATATGTAGAGCAGTTGGACATTTCTTtgagtaatagctatattgttgtaatttaaatttgtttattatttattaatgaaagttggttgaaacaaccaaaagccccgtcaaaacgggatatttctcatgtacgatccatgagcctataaataaatggctcatggcatcatttaggagGACGGAtcattttgagactttgggactgttacttggggcattcttgggggcATTTTTtgagagcttagagagataaagcttatattctctagagagagaaactctgtatttttctacttacacttaagaaactcaattggctcaagttcatctgatcttaagtgtaggctaaatatatcacaactctaagtggattaggctattaccaacaaattggggctgaaccactataaaaattacgtgtgttatttactttctattcaaggtttattgtcgtttttgcgtctactcacAGTTGggcaaaatcgtggtcaacatttttggtgctttcattgacagCCTGAATAGAAGAGATACACTgctatcctaccaatatggctCCCAAGAATACTAGCATGGCCTCCAAAAAGCTAGGTACATCAAAAGAGCCTGCTTGAGCAGAAGGTCCTGGACCTAAGAACCCTGAGACTGAGCCCCGAATCTTTCTCAAGGAGACAACTCCAAAAGTCGAACAACTCAAGGAGGCCATACGGGCTTTCcaggaggagatgatgcaatttatCATCCGATAGGAGtcttttgctgaagagatggccaagaAGAAAGCTGCGTTAGATCaacaaaggcgcgatatggaggccagaagcgaagagattAGACAACGAAGGAGGAAGTCAAccagagacatcgtgaagcagcacttgctctagaagcagctacCCTATTAGCCCAAGCCAATGGTCAAGTCACGGCACAAGCAGCCACcaagggagcaagaaataataatgctggtcagAGGACCACTAACAGAGCCAATTCTTGAGGACCGGatagaagcaggagtaacccccctgatCGGGAGGATGATGGGGTCCGATCCAGAACTGCCTTGACGTAGAGGGAGAACTCTAAAGccccctctaggagccaccgatcataaacttctagatcagggagtcaccggtcagccagtaagaagactccacccaggcatgatcagaccaggactcctcgagataaaaAAAACTCCTAGCTACAAATATGGACATGGTCAAGACGAGGGGGACAGTCATCAGACCGACcggtcaaaagaaaaagaaaaggaaggcacTGACcagcaaggaggaaaagactgcctaGGACGTACTGAAAATCCTCCACTACATCttggccagcagcgtagtgggaaaGAGGAAGCCCCGCACAGTAAGCCATCTGAAAAATCTAATAGCACAATGTTTGATCGGTTAGGAAGATGCACTTCCcaaaaggatctaagggatgttctCAGTGACaagagaaggaccgtcccggtcgaagggtgAGATCTGAATcgccctaccagtcaagtagaaatacttgatgacagtGTGCTTGATagaaatgcccgaccaggcggtcaagaccttgagcCCCCGACGGTCCccgccatccaagcccagcttgatgcgttAGCGGCTGCATTTCAAGGTTTTTCAAAACAACCTTTCAGAATGAATGTTGTATACCACAGAAGTGGTAGTCCATTTTGTTCTCTGATgagagcagcccagccgccagcaaaatataaagcaccggtgctgccagtatatacagaaaaggtggatcccatcagacatgttgggaaatttgaggactagatggaactgctcggggtaagtgacgattatcggtgtagagttttccctacTACATTGTAagatactgcccaggagtggtattggaagtttaaaccAAATTCCATCACCACTTGGgaaacattcaggaaggagttttatAGACAATTCAgcgctgcccggactccaccagtttatgccaaccacttggcagatatcaacaaggaaaagatgagtctttgaagaattatatacagagattcatgagagaagccaatagagcaactactGTAGGAGACAAGGGGAGGATGGTTGCCACATCCtgtgggataacttatcggagccctttgtgggttAGTATACAtagcaatccaatttcaacacttcaacaattacttgaccgagcggacaagtatatgaaatttgataatgcaatcgagaaagaggagaatggcataaacaatttGGGCAGATCGGctgatcctcctaagaatggtggaaacagtcagaatggtggaaagaaacgtgggaataacgggtctgaccaccatgaagaaaagaaggctaagtcaagttcaaatgaaaagccaaccaagtatgagcctcagttcactaattacacaaCTCTCTCGACTAgccgagcagaaatatatcttgctagtcatgaagaggttccctataagaaacctccacccatcagaaaagagatgagtaagagagacatgaataacttttttcgtttccatggagattatggtcacgacacgaatgaatacaatcagctcaaggacgagatataatttcttctccggtcaagcaagttgaaaaagtaccgCGCAGAGACACCCCAAGCAGAAGGAGGtagcaacaatcctgggttcaaacgacaaagatctctaCCCTTGCAACtcgggcctgtggactttaccttagacactatatgtggaggtccacacttggctgaggataataacaaagcaagggagaggtatgcgcAGATTCTTTGAcatgagctggagtgctaggatcatATTGGATGAACGGAGCTTGATCAGAAACCACTTGAATGGCGAGCATCTGAGGATATATTATTACTAAATACttctttcagagtggtagcttaatttcaagttgtttaacttgttatttaaatttggtttatgagctggttatttgctgaccagttaTCTATTTtggaacaatttttgttgtttaagactcgttattagacacgttttggcCTTTTTttatttacgagtaataaaagagactatgcgcagcgtggtcgatccttgctacaaatgtgcatgtgtatAATTATCCAaacagtgttcaactagtcggtaaaatcggacagtgttcaactagtcggtacgttcaagcagtgttcaactgctcaaatATTTTCCATCTATTCTATGTTTTTCAcaagtaattaactgctcgaatagatttggtcaagtagcaagtgaccaagaatCTTTCAaccttcgatcacttggggggcacatggggtatgctggtatataatttaacacagacaataagagcacgagttaagatatctatttttaggctgacttgtaaattttcaaagtccaaaaaggccattaaggtaacttgtttgacaaagcttaagtaacttggaattttttaaaatttcaagttagaagcagatattcgtgtgacaataaacattatgctcataaaatgttagagcaatcagagtgtgagaaagtatacttagtatggacttatgaaatgtctagaatttctaagttcgaaaactaagtactcatgcgaaaatataagacatacatcagagtgactttactattcacaaaaaaacttataattttttaagactaaaaagacttagaatgttttaagtctaaaaagacttagaatgtttcaagttaggaaagaaaagtaaagtataaatgccaacagctcggcgtTACGAGAAAAATATCGAAGCTGCTAAGCATCAgttgtcttcacaaaagtataagaaaaaagagtACACTACTAGCCAGATACAATGTTCAGCTGGTCAGGTGTAAAGTTTTCTTGGTccggagagcagatacaacttccatGGTTGGTTGAGCatgtatcactggtcgagtagaaAACTCTGTTGTTGGACAGGAAGCTCTCAGGTTGGCTATGAATGTCTACTGTTCAGGTAAACAAGTCCCTGGCTGGTCAACACCATCGTCAGCATCTAGAACCTCCTCTGGTTAGAatgatagagcaggagaggcaGGCACAGTGTCAGCTAGATTAGTTGCCTCCTCGGCGGCCTTTGCCTCTCATTTGGCAAGCTCTCCCGCCCTTACCTCTTCTAAGAGAACATctaggttgagaggcttgtttagcttccatATCTGCTGGTCGGTCAATGTCTTATTGGCCTAGAATtgcttgttgttctcatcaaCTAACTCCTTCAACGATCTATCTCAGTCAGCAATTGTTTTCTCAGCCTGCTCAGTCTTTCCTTGGATATTTTTCTCAGACTTTCAATCTTggtctgggcttccaccaattgatcattcaagaccttgaccaactccttatagtctactgctcggcgttgagcatgactaacagtgatgagCCCCTGGAGTaaacaaacacgaacaaatgAATGCAAAGAACAAATATTTACtaccaagtaaaaaaaattctctgagaagtaaaaatatttactacccaGTAAAAAAATTTCTCTGAGcagtaaaaatatttactacctagtaaaatattttttctttgcagTAAAAATTACTACCCAACAAAATATTTTCTTTGAgcagtaaaaatattttattgccCGAATAAAAATGTATGAGAGCAACAAAAATAACGAGAAAATTTTGGTGCCTAAATGCATGAACCATAAAGATTTTGTACAAGCCCGAGGACTTAAGAGCAGTCTGTGTGTCCGAGGGGCACGCCAAGAGCGGATGCGCATCTGAGGAGCCAGGCATGCCAAGGGGGGTGCGCATCCGAGAGGATACGTGTCCGAGGCTGGCCATCTGATGAGCTCCGTGTCCGAGCAGCTGGAGGAGGCTATCCGAATGGCTGGCCATCCAAGGGGCTCCGTGTCCAAGCATCCAAGGAGCCGCGTGCCGAGAAGCCAGGTATGCCGAGTGGATGAGGCATTCCCAAGGAGCTTGGCACATCCGAGGCTACATGTCCGAGAGGTTGGGCATATATGCAGTGTGGTGTCTGAGTGGCTAGGCATGCATCCGAGTAGCTAGGCCTGTGACCCAGCGGATATGGTGTGTCCTAGCGGTTCGAAGATATGGGTGTGTGTCCCGATCGGCTAAGAAATTTTCGAGGAGTTGAGAAGGGACCGAGGAGCTAGGCCTATCTTATTAGCCACACACGTATTCAAGGGGCCAAGGAAATGACTGATCGGCTAGAGGATCTGAGGAGACAACAAATCTCAAGAgcatggggcacaaacatgttttcctactcatgggtactacaacaagatcaaaaagtggaatttaaAGAGTTCAACAAGCTTCAAGATAACATAAATGCTCATCCTATAGCCATGAACCCGAAAGAGCAATGGCAATGGGAAACTGATAACTACCATTTTTATGGAGAGAAAAGTTCATCGTGGGTTTACCtcaaaagtgaaagttactgaccAAGTGGAAGCTTTTGGACGACGTGAATAACTATCAGCtaaagaaaaagtttatcatatgagaaaatcatataataaacttggggggaaaatgttatc from Humulus lupulus chromosome 5, drHumLupu1.1, whole genome shotgun sequence encodes the following:
- the LOC133779783 gene encoding uncharacterized protein LOC133779783; this translates as MEEWKRLWHSLPKLTLPATSWVILGDFNVIFTTKDRYGGKPMSKLELLDSSQWLAGNQVDSLKSTGSFFTWTNDQDGPARIYSKIDHVFANEDWLDFFPNSTTIFRWETVFDHCSCTVSTMAMENLGVKLFQFYNFWTDHKDFKEVALNSWRKPINGTGLKAIYLKTMRLKHKLKRFNKDHIGDIGVQYHVAKDQYQEALFQAQKHPRDLHFQEKAKAAAEAFTTQEQMYHSFFDQRSKITWLRKGDMNTSYFHACLKKRKEENRIATYIPEHGRVVDNFPDVVSHFLDHFRSFMGSPSSATKKINMQCLEMGTKHSIDQYHNLLKPFSHTEI